The Polaribacter sp. KT25b genome contains the following window.
GGCATCATTTTAAATGATTATCATATAATACACACACATGGCAAAGTTAGAATTGACACTTTAGATCATAGTGGAATTTTTAATGCCGATTTGCATAAACACACACACAAGCTTAGAGTTATTAAAAAATTGATATAAAAAAAACCGAAACTTTAAAGTTTCGGTTTTTTTTATATCAATTGAGAATATTATTGACCTCTCATTTTCTTATAAATTGGTCTTAAAGCATCTGCTTTATCATTCATTCTTAAAATATCATAAATATTTAAAATAGATCTTACAGTTTCTTCAGATCTATTAAGTTCATCTGCTTTTTCTAAATATGGTAAAGCTCTTCTAAATAACGCTTTTTGTTTAAGCTCTAACTCATCATATTTTTTAATATTTGATAAGTTCTTATTCATTTCAGCAACAATTTCTTGTTCTCCTGATAAAATTGCTACAGCTAAATTCATATAAGCATCTGCATAATCTGGTTTTAATTCAATTGCTTTTTTATAATATCCAATAGCTTCTTCTGTATGTTTCTCGTTAGCGTTTACAACACCTAAGTTAAAAAACAAAGTAGGGTTTGTTGGGTCTAACTCAATAGCTTCTTGCATTAAAGCACCAAATTTATCCATTTGCTCTAATTTAATATATAATTGAGCTTCATTTAATAAAAGATCTAAATCTTTTGGATTTGATTTTCTAGCTTCTTTGATAGCAACAATTGCCTCGTCTGTTTTACCTTGATTTATATAAATATAGCTAATATTCTTAATAATTTCTCCTCGCTTAGATTCTGAAGTTTTATCAGTTGGGTTACTATATTTACCAAACTTTATCATGGCATCTCTATTAGCTTTAGAACCTAAATTTTCTACTTCTGAAGTAGCTTTGTTAGTAGCTAAATATTGTGTTGTAATACCAGTATAACCAACTTCTTGTAATTCTTTATAATAACCTAAAGCAGCATCATATTCTTTAGCTAATGAAGCACTTATCGCTGCATTATATAAAAATGATGTATCTGCAGGACTTAACTTATACGTTAAATAAAAATTTTTTGCAGCATTTTTAAAATCTTTATCTTCATTATAAAACTTAACTGCTTTGGTAGAAACAAATTGAATTAAATCATTTAATTTTGGTTGTGCTTGTTTAGTATATTTCTGCTTCCCTGTTTCTTTTTCGTAATCAAATAATTGGTTATACGCTTCTGCTGCTTTCTTTACATTAGATTTTCCAAAAGCTTGCCCTTTAAGATAATAATACTTAGCTTTATATTTAGCATCCATCGAAGCTTCTGTACCTTCTAAAGAAAGAACAATTTCTTTAGCTGTTTTAAAATCACTTTTTTTAAGTGCCTTTTCAGCAGCCTTTAGTTCGTTTTTCTGTGCAAATGCTCCAATGGTCATCAATCCAAGAGAAAGTGCTATAATTTGTTTTTTCATTTTAATGAGTGTTTAATTTAATTTATTTTTATTCTTGATTTTCATTTGTATCATTTTCAATTTCCGTGCCATTTTCGTTTTCAGCAGCAACATCCTCGTCTTCAACTTCTTCTTCATGTACCACTTTTGCAACAGCAGCAATGCTATCATCTGCTTTAATCTTAATTAAACGAACACCTTGTGTAGCACGTCCCATAACACGTAAATCTTCTACTGCCATTCTAATAGTAAGACCAGATTTATTAATAATCATTAAATCGTTAGAATCATCTACATTTTTAATAGCTACTAAACCACCCGTTTTATCAGAAATATTTAAAGTTTTAACTCCTTTACCTCCTCTATTTGTAACTCTGTAGTCTTCTAATTTAGAACGTTTTCCATATCCTTTTTCAGAAACAACTAAGATGTTACTTTCCATATCGTTTACAGCAACCATACCAATTACCTCGTCATTTTCATGTTGTAATGTAATTCCTCTTACTCCAGAAGCAGTTCTACCCATTGGACGAGTTTTTGCTTCTTCGAAACGAATTGATTTACCAGATTTTAATGCTAACATTACTTGACTGTCTCCAGTTGTTAGTTTAGCTTCTAATAATTCATCTCCTTCTTTAATGGTAATTGCATTAATTCCGTTTGTTCTTGGACGAGAATATTGCTCTAAAGAAGTCTTTTTAACTTGACCTTTTTTAGTTGCCATTATTACATAATGACTATTAATATAATCTTCGTCTTTTAAGTCTTGTGTTACTAAGAATGCTTTTACTTTATCATCTTGTTCTATATTGATAAGGTTTTGCATTGCTCTACCTTTGGTGTTTTTACCTCCTTCAGGAATTTCATAAACACGCATCCAGAATACTTTTCCTTTTTGTGTAAAGAACATCATATACTGGTGGTTTGTACCTACAAATAAATGCTCTAAGAAATCTTCATTTCTAGTTGTTGCACCTTTTTGACCTCTACCTCCTCTATTTTGAACTTTATACTCTTCAAGATTTGTACGCTTTAAGTAACCAGCATTAGAAATGGTAACCACAACTTTAGTATCAGGAATCATATCTTCAATACGCATATCACCACCAGCATATTCTATAACAGATCTACGCTCATCACCATACTTGTCTTTAATAAGTTGTAATTCGTCTTTTATAATTTGGTAACGTCTAGGCTCATTAGCAAGAATATCTTTTAAGTCTGCAATTGTTAACATGATTTCTTCAAATTCTGCTCTTAACTTATCTTGCTCTAAACCTGTTAATTGACGCAAACGCATTTCTACAATTGCTTTTGCTTGAATTTCTGTTAATTCAAAACGCTCAATTAAAGCTTCTCTTGCTTCATCTGCATTAGAAGAAGCTCTAATAATTTTTATTACTTCATCGATATTATCAGAAGCAATTATTAATCCTTCTAAAATATGAGCTCTTGCTTCTGCTTTCTTTAATTCGAATTCTGTTCTACGAACAATTACTTCGTGTCTGTGTTCTACAAAATAATGAATAAGTTGCTTTAAGTTTAATTGTTCTGGTCTACCATTTACTAGCGCAATATTATTTACACTAAAAGAAGATTGTAATTGTGTATATTTAAATAATTTATTTAAAACGATATTTGGTATTGCATCTCTTTTTAATACATATACAATTCGCATACCATTTCTATCAGATTCATCTCTAATATTAGCAATACCTTCTAATTTTTTATCATTTACAAGTTCGGCAGTTTTTTTAATCATTTCTGCTTTATTAACTTGATAAGGTATTTCTGTAACAATAATACACTCACGACCTTTAACCTCTTCAATAACCGCTTTGGCACGCATTACAATACGCCCACGACCAGTATGAAAAGCTTCTCTAACACCATCATAACCATAAATTATACCTCCTGTAGGGAAATCTGGCGCAGTAACATGCTGCATTAATTCATCAACCTCAATATCTCTATTTTCAATGTAAGCAATAGTACCATTAATTACTTCTGTTAAGTTATGAGGTGCCATATTTGTGGCCATACCTACAGCAATACCAGAAGCACCGTTTACTAATAAATTAGGAATACGAGTTGGTAAAACAGTTGGTTCTTGTAAAGTATCATCAAAATTTAAACGGTGGTCTACAGTGTCTTTTTCAATATCAGCTAACATATCTTCTGATATTTTTTGCATTCTAACCTCTGTATAACGCATTGCTGCTGGAGAATCGCCATCTATAGAACCAAAGTTCCCTTGACCATCAACCATCAAATAACGCACACTCCAAGGTTGTGCCATTCTAACCATAGAATCATAAACAGAAGTATCTCCATGTGGGTGAAACTTACCTAAAACCTCACCAACAACTCTTGCTGATTTCTTATATGATCCAGTTGCTTTAATTCCTAACTCATGCATACCAAATAACACTCTTCTGTGCACTGGTTTTAAACCATCTCTTACATCTGGTAATGCCCTTGAAACTATTACTGACATTGAGTAATCAATGTACGCAGCTTTCATCTGATCTTCAATGTTAATAGGAATCAACTTTTCTCCCTCTGCCATATATATTTTATTAATATTTATTCAAATTTTTAAAACAAGGCAAGATACTAATTTCTACAGTATTTACAAACGGTTTAACCTCTGTAATTAAGCAGAGTTATCAACATTTTTTTATAATATTTAACACCTTATTATTTGCTTGATTTCCAATAGTTTTCTATATTGTTCTAACGTAGTCAAACTGTCAGTTTTATAGTATTGGCATATTTTTTGTAATTATTTATAAAAAAAAGGACTAAATTTACATCAATATAGAAAGAAATATGGACGATAATTTTTCACCAAAAGTTAGAGATGTAATCACTTTTAGTAAAGAAGAGGCTTTAAGATTAGGGCACGAATTTATTGGAACTGAACATCTACTATTAGGATTAATTAGAAAAGGAGAAGGAAAAGCAATAGAAATTTTAGCAGCATTTGATGTTGATTTAAGTTTACTACGCAAAAAATTAGAGCTACTAAACCCTTCAAATCCTTCATTTATAAACACAGATAAGCCGAATTTAAGCTTAACTAGGCAGGCAGAAAAAGCTTTAAAAACAACTTTTTTAGAAGCTAAATTATACCAAAGCGAGTCTATTGATACGGCACATTTACTGCTGTGTATTCTAAGAAACGAAAATGACCCAACTACCAAGTTGATTCAAAAATATCATGTAAACTATGATGAAGCAAAAGCTTTGTATAAACAACTACATGTAGATAACTCTGAGGCAGATTTACCCTCTAACCCAATTGCAGAAACGCCGTCGGATGATGGAGATTATGCATCAGAAAAATCAAATCCTTTTGATCAACCCCAAAAAGGTAAAAATGTAAAAAAATCTAAAACTCCGGTTTTAGACAATTTTGGTAGAGATTTAACTGACTTGGCTGAAAGAGGCAAACTAGATCCTGTTGTTGGTCGTCAAAAAGAAATTGAACGAGTTTCTCAAATTTTAAGTCGTAGAAAGAAAAATAACCCAATGTTAATTGGAGAACCTGGCGTTGGTAAATCTGCCATTGCAGAAGGTTTGGCTTTGCGAATTATTGAAAGAAAGGTTTCTAGAATTCTGTTTGACAAACGTATTGTTTCTCTAGATTTAGCAAGCTTAGTTGCAGGCACAAAATACAGAGGTCAATTCGAAGAAAGAATGAAAGCCTTAATGAACGAATTAGAAAAGAATGATGATATTATTCTTTTTATTGATGAAATTCATACCATAGTTGGAGCAGGTGGCGCAACTGGATCTTTAGATGCTTCTAACATGTTAAAACCAGCTTTAGCAAGAGGCGAAATACAATGTATTGGTGCAACTACGTTGGATGAATTTAGAACTAATATCGAAAAAGATGGCGCTTTAGAACGTCGTTTTCAAAAGGTAATTGTAGACCCAACATCCGTAGAAGAAACTATACAAATTTTACAAAATATTAAGAGCAAATATGAAGAACATCATCATGTAAATTATACAGATGATGCTATTGAAGCTTGTGTAAAATTAACGAATAGATATATGACAGACAGATACTTGCCAGACAAAGCAATTGATGCTTTAGATGAAGCTGGATCTAGAATTCATATTACAAATATTGTGGTTCCTAAACAAGTTTTAGAATTAGAAACACAACTAGAAACGATAAGAGATAACAAAACAAAAGCTGTTAACGGTCAAAAATACGAGGAAGCTGCAAAATTACGTGACGATGAGAAAAACATTGAAGCAGCTCTAAACTCTGCCCAAAAACAATGGGAAGACGATTCTAAATTAAACAGAGAAATTGTTACTGAAGATAATGTTGCAGAAGTAGTTTCTATGATGACAGGAATTCCTGTAAACAGAGTTGCAGAAGCAGAAACGCATAGATTACACGAACTGCCTTCATTAATTAAAGGTAAAGTTATTGGGCAAGACGAAGCTGTAACGAAAGTTGTAAAAGCGATTCAACGTAATAGAGTTGGATTAAAAGATCCTAATAAACCTATTGGTTCTTTTATTTTCTTAGGACAGACTGGTGTTGGTAAAACTCAATTAGCTAAAGTTTTAGCTCGTGAATTATTCGATTCTGATGATTCTCTAATAAGAATTGATATGAGCGAATACATGGAAAAATTTGCCATTTCACGTTTAATTGGTGCGCCTCCTGGTTATGTTGGTTATGAAGAAGGTGGTCAATTAACAGAAAAAGTAAGAAGAAAACCGTATTCTGTAATTCTTTTAGATGAAATTGAAAAAGCACATCCAGATGTGTTTAATATGTTATTACAAATTTTAGATGATGGACATATTACTGATAGTTTAGGTAGAAAAATTGATTTTAGAAATACCATAATTATTATGACTTCTAACATTGGTGCTCGTCAATTAAAAGACTTTGGTGGCGGTGTTGGTTTTGGTACTTCTTCTAAACAAGAACAAGCCGATGCACATGCAAAATCTGTAATTGAAGGAGCTTTAAAGAAATCTTTTGCTCCTGAATTCTTAAACAGAATAGATGATGTTATTGTATTTAATGCTTTAGAAAGAGAAAATATACATTCTATTATAGATATTGAGCTAGATAAACTATTAAAAAGAATAGCAGATTTAGGTTACACGTTAGAGTTAAGTGAAAAAGCAAAAGATTACATAGCAGATAAAGGTTTTGACAAAAAATATGGAGCAAGGCCACTTAAAAGAGCTATTCAAAAATATATTGAAGATGCTTTAGCAGAAGAAATTGTAAACTCAAAACTTTCTGAAGGAGACACTATTTCTATGGATTTAGATGATGAGAAAAATGAACTCACCATTAAAATTAAAAAAGGCAAAAAGAAACCTGAAACAAAAACAGAGACAGAGACAGAGACAGAATCTTAAAAAAAGAAAATCCCAGACGAAAGTTTGGGATTTTTTTTACATCAAAAAAAGGGGGTTTTTCCCCTTAGAAAATTTTGTTTTAATACCATAACTTCGTTCTGGCAAACAGAAGTAGTAGATTCGAGTATAAAATCTTAAAACTTCAAAATTAAAATTAAAACATGATTTTTTTAGAAATTACATTATCTTATAAAGCCTTAATGATTATTGGCACTTTTTCAACATTATCAAGCTTAGTTCTAATCTTTTTTTCAGTAAAACATTTAATAAATAAAAAAAAAAGAAAAACAAGTAATTTATGATGAATTTTAAAATCAAAATTGGACAACTAGCTCATTACTTAGAAATAAAAAAAGCATAATAAAACAACAGAAGAATCTGGAGAAAAAAATATAGCTTTAAAATTCTTATAAAAAAAATCCAACATTATAAAAATAGTCATTATCAATCTTATTTTTTAAATAACCACATCAATGTAAATAAAAAATTATTTACATCGGATAAATTAATTCTATTGGAAGCATACTTTCTCCATTTATATTTGGCATTTCCTAACAAGAAAACACACAACTATATATACAAAAACTTACTCAAACAACTCTAAACTATCAATTTCTAAAGAAGTAATAAAATCAGAAGCAATTGCAATATCACAATGTAGCACTCTATCTTCATCTACAATTGTAACTTCTTGCCTAAACATACTTACAATACTTTCCAAAAAAGGAGAACTTTTTCCGTTTGCAAAACTTAAAGCTTGTGAAGCTGTAAACAATTCTATTGCTAAAATAGTTTGTAAATTATCAACTACTTTTTTACACTTTGTGGCAGCATTTGCGCCCATAGAAACATGATCTTCTTGTCCGTTACTAGACTCAATAGAATCTACACTTGCAGGCGTTGCGTATTGTTTATTTTGACTTACAATACTTGCTGCTGTGTATTGTGGAATCATAAAACCTGAATTTAATCCGGGATTTGAAATCAAAAAAGGTGGCAAATGTCTGTGACCAGAAACTAATTGATACGTTCTTCTTTCTGATATGTTTCCTAATTCTGATAATGCAATTGCTAAAAAATCTAATCCTAACGCCAAAGGTTGCCCATGAAAATTACCACCAGAAATAATCTCATCTTCATCTACAAAAATATTAGGATTGTCTGTAACAGAATTTATTTCCGTTAAAAAAGTTTTGGTTACAAACTTTATAGTATCTTTTGTTGCGCCATGAACTTGCGGCATACATCTAAAAGAATACGGATCTTGTACATGTTGCTTTTCTTGCTCAATTAGCTCACTATCTTCCAATAAATCTTTAATTCTTTTCGCCGTTTTTATTTGTCCGTTATGTGGTCTTGCAAAATGAATTAACTCGTTAAAAGGCTCAATTCTTCCATCAAAACCTTCTAAAGAAATTGCGCCAATTACATCTGCTAAATATGATAATTTATGCGCTTTTAAGAGGCAATAAATTCCGTATGCAGACATAAATTGTGTTCCGTTTAATAATGCTAAACCTTCTTTTGATTGCAGTTTTATTTTATCCCAAGAAAAAATCTTTAATACTTCTTCTGATGAAATTAGCTCATTTTTATAATACACTTTTCCCAAACCGATTAAAGGCAAAGATAAATGTGCTAAAGGCGATAAATCTCCAGAAGCGCCTAAAGAACCTTGTGTAAAAATTACAGGAATAATATCGTTGTTGTAAAAATCAATCAACCTATTTACAGTTGCCAATTGTACACCAGAATGACCAAAACTTAATGCCTGAATTTTAAATAAAATCATCAATTTCACAATTTCTTTTGGTACTTCATCTCCTGTACCACAAGCATGGCTCATTACTAAGTTTTCTTGTAATTTTTGTAAATTATTATCATCAATCTTTACATTATACAAAGCGCCAAAACCTGTGTTAATTCCGTAGATTGGTTTCGAAATCGATTTCGTTTTTTCATCCAAATAAGCCCTGCATTTTTCAATTTTATGAACTGCAATTTCTGATAAAGCTAATTTTTTATCCGAAGAAATAATTTCTTGAATTTTAGTTAAATCTAGAGGTTTTGTATCTATATAATGAAATATGTTCATGTGTTGGATAAAATTTTATCAAAAGTGCAAATTCAAAGCTGCATATACAAACGATTTTAACTATTTTTCTCAGAATTAATATTTTATATTTGTTCAAAATTTTAATATTTTATAATGAAAAAAATTAGTCTTATACTTTTAGGTTTGGTGTTATTAAGTGCTTGCGGCAATAAACATCCAAAGGATTACTTATCACTTTCTGGTAAATTAGAAAACAATAAAGATTCTATTGTATCAATTGCAAATCAACTAGGAATTGTAAAAAAAATAAAAATAAATACTGATGGTGCTTTTAAAGATACTTTAAAAATTGAAACTGGTGCTATTTATACAATTCAAACAAACAACAATAGAGCTCCTATTTATTTAAAAAATGGATATGATATTACAGTAAATGGTGATATTGAAGATTTTATGAAAAGTTTAAAGTTTTCTGGCGAAGGTTCTTCTAACAGTAATTTTATTCTTGCGCAGATTGAAAAAAGTCAAACTCTTGGAAATCCTCAATTAATTTTAGATTTAGAAGAAGATGCTTTTAAGAAAAAAGTGGATCAAATTAAATTTGAGTATGATAGTATTTTAAATTCTTACAGCAACTTAGATAGTACTTTA
Protein-coding sequences here:
- a CDS encoding tetratricopeptide repeat protein, which codes for MKKQIIALSLGLMTIGAFAQKNELKAAEKALKKSDFKTAKEIVLSLEGTEASMDAKYKAKYYYLKGQAFGKSNVKKAAEAYNQLFDYEKETGKQKYTKQAQPKLNDLIQFVSTKAVKFYNEDKDFKNAAKNFYLTYKLSPADTSFLYNAAISASLAKEYDAALGYYKELQEVGYTGITTQYLATNKATSEVENLGSKANRDAMIKFGKYSNPTDKTSESKRGEIIKNISYIYINQGKTDEAIVAIKEARKSNPKDLDLLLNEAQLYIKLEQMDKFGALMQEAIELDPTNPTLFFNLGVVNANEKHTEEAIGYYKKAIELKPDYADAYMNLAVAILSGEQEIVAEMNKNLSNIKKYDELELKQKALFRRALPYLEKADELNRSEETVRSILNIYDILRMNDKADALRPIYKKMRGQ
- the gyrA gene encoding DNA gyrase subunit A, with translation MAEGEKLIPINIEDQMKAAYIDYSMSVIVSRALPDVRDGLKPVHRRVLFGMHELGIKATGSYKKSARVVGEVLGKFHPHGDTSVYDSMVRMAQPWSVRYLMVDGQGNFGSIDGDSPAAMRYTEVRMQKISEDMLADIEKDTVDHRLNFDDTLQEPTVLPTRIPNLLVNGASGIAVGMATNMAPHNLTEVINGTIAYIENRDIEVDELMQHVTAPDFPTGGIIYGYDGVREAFHTGRGRIVMRAKAVIEEVKGRECIIVTEIPYQVNKAEMIKKTAELVNDKKLEGIANIRDESDRNGMRIVYVLKRDAIPNIVLNKLFKYTQLQSSFSVNNIALVNGRPEQLNLKQLIHYFVEHRHEVIVRRTEFELKKAEARAHILEGLIIASDNIDEVIKIIRASSNADEAREALIERFELTEIQAKAIVEMRLRQLTGLEQDKLRAEFEEIMLTIADLKDILANEPRRYQIIKDELQLIKDKYGDERRSVIEYAGGDMRIEDMIPDTKVVVTISNAGYLKRTNLEEYKVQNRGGRGQKGATTRNEDFLEHLFVGTNHQYMMFFTQKGKVFWMRVYEIPEGGKNTKGRAMQNLINIEQDDKVKAFLVTQDLKDEDYINSHYVIMATKKGQVKKTSLEQYSRPRTNGINAITIKEGDELLEAKLTTGDSQVMLALKSGKSIRFEEAKTRPMGRTASGVRGITLQHENDEVIGMVAVNDMESNILVVSEKGYGKRSKLEDYRVTNRGGKGVKTLNISDKTGGLVAIKNVDDSNDLMIINKSGLTIRMAVEDLRVMGRATQGVRLIKIKADDSIAAVAKVVHEEEVEDEDVAAENENGTEIENDTNENQE
- a CDS encoding ATP-dependent Clp protease ATP-binding subunit, which gives rise to MDDNFSPKVRDVITFSKEEALRLGHEFIGTEHLLLGLIRKGEGKAIEILAAFDVDLSLLRKKLELLNPSNPSFINTDKPNLSLTRQAEKALKTTFLEAKLYQSESIDTAHLLLCILRNENDPTTKLIQKYHVNYDEAKALYKQLHVDNSEADLPSNPIAETPSDDGDYASEKSNPFDQPQKGKNVKKSKTPVLDNFGRDLTDLAERGKLDPVVGRQKEIERVSQILSRRKKNNPMLIGEPGVGKSAIAEGLALRIIERKVSRILFDKRIVSLDLASLVAGTKYRGQFEERMKALMNELEKNDDIILFIDEIHTIVGAGGATGSLDASNMLKPALARGEIQCIGATTLDEFRTNIEKDGALERRFQKVIVDPTSVEETIQILQNIKSKYEEHHHVNYTDDAIEACVKLTNRYMTDRYLPDKAIDALDEAGSRIHITNIVVPKQVLELETQLETIRDNKTKAVNGQKYEEAAKLRDDEKNIEAALNSAQKQWEDDSKLNREIVTEDNVAEVVSMMTGIPVNRVAEAETHRLHELPSLIKGKVIGQDEAVTKVVKAIQRNRVGLKDPNKPIGSFIFLGQTGVGKTQLAKVLARELFDSDDSLIRIDMSEYMEKFAISRLIGAPPGYVGYEEGGQLTEKVRRKPYSVILLDEIEKAHPDVFNMLLQILDDGHITDSLGRKIDFRNTIIIMTSNIGARQLKDFGGGVGFGTSSKQEQADAHAKSVIEGALKKSFAPEFLNRIDDVIVFNALERENIHSIIDIELDKLLKRIADLGYTLELSEKAKDYIADKGFDKKYGARPLKRAIQKYIEDALAEEIVNSKLSEGDTISMDLDDEKNELTIKIKKGKKKPETKTETETETES
- the hutH gene encoding histidine ammonia-lyase; the encoded protein is MNIFHYIDTKPLDLTKIQEIISSDKKLALSEIAVHKIEKCRAYLDEKTKSISKPIYGINTGFGALYNVKIDDNNLQKLQENLVMSHACGTGDEVPKEIVKLMILFKIQALSFGHSGVQLATVNRLIDFYNNDIIPVIFTQGSLGASGDLSPLAHLSLPLIGLGKVYYKNELISSEEVLKIFSWDKIKLQSKEGLALLNGTQFMSAYGIYCLLKAHKLSYLADVIGAISLEGFDGRIEPFNELIHFARPHNGQIKTAKRIKDLLEDSELIEQEKQHVQDPYSFRCMPQVHGATKDTIKFVTKTFLTEINSVTDNPNIFVDEDEIISGGNFHGQPLALGLDFLAIALSELGNISERRTYQLVSGHRHLPPFLISNPGLNSGFMIPQYTAASIVSQNKQYATPASVDSIESSNGQEDHVSMGANAATKCKKVVDNLQTILAIELFTASQALSFANGKSSPFLESIVSMFRQEVTIVDEDRVLHCDIAIASDFITSLEIDSLELFE